The following proteins come from a genomic window of Corallococcus sp. NCRR:
- a CDS encoding AAA-like domain-containing protein, whose amino-acid sequence MNDSSLFTVGGTVQAGGGVYLARRADQEMVELCRAGTFAFVLTARQMGKSSLMVRTAEQLYEEGIRSVIIDLTRIGKQVTAEQWYVGLLVVIQEQLELHTDASEWWSRHAGQGPVQRLTRFLEEVVVVEVRERVTIFVDEIDTTLGMGFTDDFYAAIRYLYNARASNPELLRISFVLVGVATPGDLIQDEKRTPFNLGQRVELTDFALEEAEPLARGLGDSIETGLQVLEWVLEWTGGHPYLTQRLCQALVDHYRLTDGALWTRESTQQVMERTFFAERSFQDNNLVFVRDMLTRRAPDPERVLRTYQDIRRGRRVLDEERSLVKSHLKLSGVVRREGDLLRVRNSIYERVFTVPWARNQLPVDWRVVRLAALGLVIAGFIVLLPASLLLYARLAETERARNAAVTERDRAQRLRDGAEKARSLAEKEAETIVARATAAQEEATRIERNARAEAQKSRQEAERFREEARWLQAEARQAQEKKAQAEREIAQAKDETALRLREAASYVFMNKADATLRSASSNLTVSTALSTEAVRLHGSPEAMDSLIRSLVQLRHPLTTRMEHEGNVLAVAFSPDGTQVLTAGEDHTARLWEIPMGYAGYQRQVLRHDDVVTAVAFSRDGRMAATASDDGTTRLWDTRTWTSRMTSARHDGGINAVAFSPDGTRVATAGEDRFVRIWSTATGLALGEPLEHRSRVLSVAFSPDGRTLITAGADKAARTWDAETGKRVGKILQHKTRIMSVAVSPDGALVATAGEDKLARLWELASGRELMALRHDKAVTSVAFSPDGALVATASEDKTVRLWNAATGKQQVLLPHKSRVNAVAFSPDGRQLVTATEGGLALLWALAPGPPLVQLPHETAVTQLAFSPDGRLLATATEGKAASLWRADTGEPSGPPLVHDGRVLDVAFSPDGTRVVTAGADKVARVWRVSDGALLMRLPHAGRVMDVAFSPDGTLVATASEDHTARLWEVATGHERVRLEHAEGVDSVAFSPDGGVLATSGDEGLIRLWDTRSGASRVPPLKHAARIVAFSPDGTRLATAGDDNTARLWSVATGEPLGSPLQHGLVVTALAFSPDGLSLVTASEDSKARVWDVATGQERQQLQHDNTVTSVAFSPDGGLLITASEDGSARLWEAATGRRLASLPVEKRVRAVAFSPDGTRVATASDDGVARLWPVRASDWIELACLLLPRNLKPEEWPADVREVAPYRQTCSRLPLTQ is encoded by the coding sequence TTGAACGATTCGAGCCTCTTCACCGTCGGTGGCACGGTGCAGGCGGGCGGCGGTGTGTACCTGGCCCGGCGCGCGGACCAGGAGATGGTCGAGCTGTGCCGGGCGGGGACCTTCGCGTTCGTGCTGACGGCCCGGCAGATGGGCAAGTCCAGCCTGATGGTTCGCACTGCGGAGCAGCTCTACGAAGAGGGCATCCGCTCGGTCATCATCGACCTGACCCGCATTGGCAAACAGGTGACGGCGGAGCAGTGGTACGTGGGACTGCTGGTCGTCATCCAGGAGCAGCTCGAGCTGCACACGGACGCGTCCGAGTGGTGGAGCCGCCATGCCGGACAAGGCCCCGTGCAGCGGCTGACCCGCTTCCTGGAAGAAGTGGTGGTCGTCGAGGTCCGGGAGCGCGTGACCATCTTCGTGGACGAGATCGACACCACGCTGGGGATGGGCTTCACGGACGACTTCTACGCGGCCATCCGCTACCTCTACAACGCCCGGGCCAGCAACCCGGAGCTGCTGCGCATCTCGTTCGTGCTCGTGGGCGTGGCGACCCCGGGAGACCTCATCCAGGACGAGAAGCGCACGCCCTTCAACCTGGGGCAGCGGGTGGAGTTGACGGACTTCGCCCTGGAGGAAGCCGAGCCGCTGGCGCGCGGGCTGGGGGACTCGATCGAGACGGGGCTGCAGGTCCTGGAGTGGGTGCTGGAATGGACCGGCGGCCATCCCTATCTCACGCAGCGGCTGTGTCAGGCCCTGGTGGACCACTACCGGCTGACGGACGGCGCGCTCTGGACGCGCGAGTCCACGCAGCAGGTGATGGAGCGCACCTTCTTCGCGGAGCGCAGCTTCCAGGACAACAACCTGGTCTTCGTCCGCGACATGCTGACCCGCCGCGCGCCGGATCCGGAGCGCGTCCTCAGGACCTACCAGGACATCCGGCGCGGCCGGCGGGTGCTCGACGAAGAACGCTCGCTGGTGAAGTCACACCTCAAGCTGTCGGGCGTGGTGCGCCGCGAGGGTGACCTGCTGCGGGTGCGAAACTCCATCTACGAGCGCGTCTTCACCGTGCCGTGGGCGCGCAACCAACTGCCGGTGGACTGGCGCGTAGTCCGGCTGGCCGCGCTGGGATTGGTGATCGCGGGCTTCATCGTGCTGCTGCCCGCCTCGCTGCTCCTGTACGCGCGGCTCGCGGAGACCGAGCGTGCTCGCAATGCGGCCGTCACGGAGCGGGACCGCGCCCAGCGGCTCCGGGACGGCGCGGAGAAGGCCCGGTCCCTGGCGGAGAAGGAGGCGGAGACCATCGTGGCGCGCGCGACCGCCGCGCAGGAAGAGGCCACGCGCATCGAGAGGAACGCGCGGGCGGAGGCCCAGAAGTCCAGGCAGGAGGCCGAACGCTTCCGCGAGGAGGCGCGCTGGCTGCAGGCGGAGGCGCGGCAGGCGCAGGAGAAGAAGGCGCAGGCGGAGCGGGAGATCGCCCAGGCGAAAGACGAGACCGCGCTGCGGCTGCGCGAGGCGGCCTCCTACGTCTTCATGAACAAGGCGGACGCCACGCTCCGCAGTGCCTCGTCGAACCTGACGGTCAGCACCGCGCTCTCCACGGAGGCGGTGCGGCTCCATGGCTCTCCCGAGGCCATGGACTCCCTCATCCGCTCACTCGTCCAGCTTCGCCACCCCCTGACCACCCGGATGGAGCACGAGGGCAACGTCCTGGCGGTCGCCTTCAGCCCGGATGGGACCCAGGTCCTCACCGCGGGGGAGGACCACACCGCGCGCCTCTGGGAGATCCCCATGGGCTACGCCGGCTATCAGCGGCAGGTGCTTCGCCATGACGACGTGGTCACCGCGGTGGCCTTCAGCCGCGACGGCCGGATGGCCGCCACCGCCAGTGACGATGGCACCACGCGCCTGTGGGACACGCGGACCTGGACGTCCCGGATGACCTCCGCGCGCCACGACGGCGGCATCAACGCCGTGGCCTTCAGCCCGGACGGCACCCGCGTGGCCACGGCTGGCGAGGACCGGTTCGTGCGCATCTGGAGCACCGCCACGGGCTTGGCCCTCGGTGAGCCGCTCGAACACCGCAGCCGCGTCCTGTCAGTGGCCTTCAGCCCGGATGGCAGGACGCTCATCACCGCGGGCGCGGACAAGGCGGCGCGCACGTGGGACGCGGAGACCGGCAAGCGGGTGGGGAAGATCCTGCAACACAAGACCCGCATCATGTCGGTGGCCGTCAGCCCGGACGGTGCGCTCGTGGCCACGGCCGGCGAGGACAAGCTCGCGCGGCTCTGGGAGCTCGCCTCCGGCCGGGAGTTGATGGCCCTGCGACATGACAAGGCCGTCACCTCCGTGGCCTTCAGCCCGGACGGCGCGCTCGTGGCCACCGCCAGCGAGGACAAGACCGTCCGCCTGTGGAACGCGGCCACGGGGAAGCAGCAGGTGCTCCTGCCCCACAAGAGCCGCGTCAACGCCGTGGCGTTCAGCCCGGATGGCAGGCAACTGGTGACCGCCACCGAGGGTGGACTCGCGCTCCTCTGGGCCCTCGCTCCCGGTCCTCCGCTCGTCCAGCTTCCCCATGAGACGGCCGTCACCCAACTGGCCTTCAGTCCGGACGGCCGGCTGCTGGCGACCGCCACGGAAGGCAAGGCCGCATCGCTCTGGCGCGCGGACACGGGCGAACCTTCGGGGCCACCCCTGGTGCACGACGGCCGGGTCCTGGACGTCGCCTTCAGCCCGGACGGCACGCGCGTGGTCACCGCCGGTGCGGACAAGGTCGCCCGCGTGTGGCGCGTGTCGGATGGCGCGCTGCTGATGCGCCTGCCTCACGCCGGCAGGGTCATGGACGTGGCCTTCAGCCCGGATGGCACGCTCGTGGCCACCGCCAGCGAGGACCACACCGCGCGCCTCTGGGAGGTGGCCACGGGCCACGAGCGGGTGCGGTTGGAGCATGCGGAGGGCGTTGACTCGGTGGCCTTCAGCCCGGACGGCGGGGTGCTGGCCACGTCCGGCGACGAGGGCCTCATCCGGCTCTGGGATACGCGCTCCGGCGCGAGCCGGGTCCCGCCACTGAAGCATGCCGCGCGCATCGTGGCCTTCAGTCCGGACGGGACCCGTCTCGCCACGGCCGGTGATGACAACACCGCGCGGTTGTGGAGCGTGGCCACCGGCGAGCCGCTGGGAAGTCCCCTCCAGCATGGCCTGGTGGTCACCGCGCTGGCCTTCAGCCCGGATGGCCTGAGTCTGGTGACCGCCAGTGAGGACAGCAAGGCGCGCGTCTGGGACGTCGCCACGGGCCAGGAGCGGCAGCAATTGCAGCATGACAACACGGTCACCTCCGTGGCCTTCAGCCCGGATGGCGGGCTGCTGATCACCGCCAGCGAGGATGGCTCGGCGCGCCTGTGGGAGGCCGCCACCGGCCGCCGGCTGGCGAGCCTGCCCGTCGAGAAGCGGGTGCGCGCGGTGGCCTTCAGCCCGGATGGCACCCGCGTGGCCACCGCCAGCGATGACGGTGTCGCGCGCCTGTGGCCTGTCCGGGCCTCGGATTGGATTGAGCTCGCGTGTCTGTTGTTACCCCGCAACCTGAAGCCCGAGGAGTGGCCCGCGGATGTGCGCGAGGTCGCTCCCTATCGACAAACGTGTTCGCGCCTGCCCCTGACCCAGTGA
- a CDS encoding OmpA family protein, whose product MGPVWHRCARGAAALGLLLLATPARAQDATALPTFSLERLDPNPGLGPLALGNGELLAPGALRISLMAHYQHSPLRIANGLLEPSLVLSRTTGLVSLAVGVLPWLELQAQLPGVIHQSGADLSTSLSIASPSHSGLGAPRLAARFGLLGTSAPEAFHLALDLDMRLPVGGSGALARDRGVRGQGRVMMGKRWGAVAPALELGVLLRRSVSDSSVEGLNGVGNELRAGAGLTVGYAFRAEVSALGAYSFRQQRVSGELLGGLRYAPVRPWEFFAMGGAGLGSEPGVPRFRVLAGVALLLFDKPPRPPPENIVYELVTGLPRAPAEPQLEPEPTPSEPPPPEPPTPEPSATETDTDGDGVVDVLDACIHEKGTREHGGCPETGDPLVTLTRERLILHGQVFFEVGVTTLPDRSRVLDQVARVLIEHPEVERVVIEGHTDAEGSSASNQRLSLARAEAVRDYLLRKGVPAHRLEARGLGARRPLGSNGTQAGRGENRRAELLLLLGEPTSDRSIPAPPLP is encoded by the coding sequence ATGGGTCCGGTCTGGCACCGATGTGCGCGTGGCGCGGCCGCGCTGGGGCTGTTGCTGCTCGCCACCCCCGCGCGGGCCCAGGACGCCACGGCCCTGCCCACGTTCTCCCTGGAGCGCCTGGACCCCAATCCGGGACTGGGGCCCCTGGCGCTCGGGAATGGTGAGTTGCTTGCGCCCGGAGCGCTGCGCATCTCCTTGATGGCGCACTACCAGCACTCCCCTTTGAGGATCGCGAACGGCTTGCTGGAGCCCTCGCTCGTCCTGTCCCGGACCACCGGACTGGTGTCGCTGGCCGTTGGCGTGCTGCCCTGGTTGGAGCTCCAGGCCCAGCTTCCGGGCGTCATCCACCAGAGCGGCGCGGACCTGAGCACCTCGCTGTCCATCGCATCGCCTTCACACAGCGGGCTCGGGGCGCCACGGCTCGCGGCCCGGTTCGGCTTGCTGGGGACCTCCGCTCCCGAGGCCTTCCACCTGGCGCTCGACCTGGACATGCGGTTGCCCGTGGGCGGTTCGGGCGCGCTTGCCCGTGACCGGGGCGTCCGCGGCCAGGGCCGCGTCATGATGGGCAAGCGGTGGGGGGCCGTGGCTCCAGCACTGGAGCTGGGTGTGCTCCTTCGTCGGTCGGTGTCCGACTCCAGCGTGGAGGGCCTTAACGGCGTGGGCAACGAGCTGCGGGCAGGCGCGGGGCTGACGGTGGGGTACGCCTTCCGCGCGGAGGTGTCCGCGTTGGGCGCCTACTCCTTTCGGCAGCAGCGCGTCAGCGGCGAGCTGCTGGGCGGTCTGCGCTACGCCCCCGTCCGTCCGTGGGAGTTCTTCGCCATGGGGGGGGCGGGGCTGGGCTCGGAGCCCGGGGTGCCCCGCTTCCGGGTGCTCGCGGGAGTAGCCCTGTTGCTCTTCGACAAGCCGCCGCGTCCGCCCCCGGAGAACATCGTCTACGAGCTCGTCACGGGCCTGCCGCGTGCTCCCGCCGAGCCCCAGCTCGAGCCCGAGCCCACGCCTTCCGAACCCCCACCTCCCGAGCCTCCCACGCCGGAGCCGTCAGCCACCGAGACCGACACGGATGGGGACGGCGTCGTGGACGTGCTCGACGCCTGCATCCACGAGAAGGGGACCCGGGAGCATGGCGGTTGCCCCGAGACGGGTGACCCGCTCGTCACCCTGACCCGCGAGCGCCTCATCCTCCACGGTCAGGTCTTCTTCGAGGTCGGCGTGACGACGCTGCCGGACCGCTCGCGCGTGCTGGATCAGGTCGCTCGGGTGCTCATCGAGCATCCAGAAGTGGAGCGCGTCGTCATTGAAGGGCACACGGACGCGGAAGGTTCCTCCGCCTCCAACCAGCGCCTGTCCCTGGCCCGCGCGGAGGCGGTGCGTGACTACCTGCTGCGCAAGGGCGTCCCGGCGCACCGGTTGGAAGCCCGAGGCCTCGGGGCACGTCGGCCTTTGGGCTCCAATGGCACACAGGCAGGACGGGGCGAGAACCGGCGAGCGGAACTGCTTTTGCTATTGGGCGAGCCCACTTCGGACCGCTCCATCCCCGCGCCGCCTCTCCCGTAG